TTTTGCTCGGCCCGTTCTACACTCAGAATCGGCCCGTGTTGAATGTCAGGACTCATAAACGGACCGCCAATCCCTGAGATTCCCTTCTGAGCAGTGCTTCCCGGATCATAACTCACCAGTTTTTCCCCAATACCATAGTGGTCCACATGGTTCTGTGAGGTGTTGGTCCCTGTGTGCTTCACTTCATTAGTACTATGAGATGGAATGGAATTTGCAATCCTCTGGCCGCTACTCTGACCTTTAGAATGGCATAACTTTGGGGTGTCGTGCTCTGGAATGGAATAGGAGCAAAATGAAggcctctctctcctctctttgATCCAAGAGTTTCCTTCAGGAAGCGTCCGACATCCAACCTGAACAAAAACATATCATTTGATGTGTTTCCCAAAGAAACAGCAATAGAAGTCCAATGGAAGGACAGGaaagttgacattttaatttatatgcTGCTGTTGgcgtcaatttttttaaagaaaaagatagatacatagatatgaATACTTTACCTGAGTCATACTCCTATCTCGGAAGTTTCCTGGAGATGGAAGATGAGGTTTTGTGTCTGAACAACTGGCGGTACGGCGGAAATTTGGATTGTTGTGGTCCGTCTTTCCCACGGGTCTTTCTGTAACATCCGATATGCCGCTCCTCTTAACCATCTCCACCCAATCAGCAGTGCGGTCGCGCCACTTGGAGCCAGAAACTTGAGGGCCCGAGACGAGGTCCACTCTGGAACTCAGTCGGTTTGCCGATGGAAGCTCCGAAAGGGAGATCGTAATTGGCGAGGGGTCATGggggtcattttgtaaaatttggtTTTCAATGGAGTTATCGTGAACCGGGCTGGAGGAAACATGGTACAACTGCGTGTCTTCTTTTAAGCCCTTCTTCTTCATTTCTTTTAACTGCTGTTGAGCTAATCGATACCTGCGGATACAAATTTGACACTTGGAAAAATATCTGGGTGAACTACTGATTTACAAGTACCTCAAGgttaacatgtttttaaaccttGTTCCAACACATACCCAAAAATAGGAGGCAGCACCTTCTGACCATTTGGAGACAACCGTCCTGGATCATCTGATAGTGGCAATACCATCGTCTGAGGAAGAGGCGAACCCAAGAAAGGGATCTGACCAGGCCTTTGAAGGCTGTTTCCGCAAATGGAGGCCTCGTCGGAGAGTTTGCGCCCGCCGGGGGAATGAGCGGACCCTCTGCGGACGGAGCTGCACTGAGGGGTGCGGCAGAGTTTCCTCCATACCGTAATCACCACTGTGGCTAGGATAACGGCCAGACAGATGGAAATCCCGGCAAATGCTGCCATGTTGCCATCGAGGGGGGAAACTCCAGCCAGTAACGGAGGAAAGGATGTAGAAGGTGCTGGCAACGCTGAAAGGTAGAAAAGATAGTGTCTATTTTAACTGCATTTTTTAGCTGACTGGGGCAAATTTGACACAAACCTGAGCAGTCTTCTAGGGAGCAAATTGACTGTTTCTTCTTCATTCCAGTGCATTGTTTTCCTTCACCCCCAGAGGGTAATAAACAGTCACGTGCACGTTCCCTGATGCCCTCGCCACAGCTCGCACTGCAGACGCTCCACTGTTTCCAGGGACCCCACGATTCTTGGAGGTGggcaattaaaatatatattaaaaagtgcAATATTATACTAGTATTTCAGAGTTCCACTATCATGAGTTCttacaataaatatttaaatgcaaaaagagAGGTTAGTGACTTGGTATATAATCCAACCTATcgaaatgagtaaattatcccTTGAGGTGATAGTGGGActctaaatttgaaaaaaaaatgagtcttACCTTCACTCCTGTGTACCACCAGGCATGTCTGAGCCGGACTAGGCGAGTTACTGTAGTTAAAGAAAAATCGGAAGCAGTATTTACTCTTTCCCGGGTAAAAAACTGAGCAGTTGAATTCAGTTTCATTCTCTCCTTGAGTAAGCCAGTTAAAGGCCAAAGGAGGAGAGGGCGGCTCATCTTCCCCAAATCCCATTGCCGTTGTTCCCCCTGCTATTGTCCCAGAGGAGATGGCCACTCTTCTTCCAACAATGCTATCCTTATACAACAATACTTTGCCATCAATATGAGCACACGGTGGGCTTATGAGCTTCACGGTCACAGTCCCATCGCACCCGCTTCTATAGGTATTGGCATGTTCCACTTGGAGCTTGTAAGGGAAGATGTTGGACAGGTAGAGACAAACTGAACTTTTTAACTCTTGCGCTGAGTGGAGAGAACGGAGCGACACTTGGATGAAGTCTTTTTCCGTGAAAGGGAATGCACAGGGAAGCGTGATGGTTTGGGAGCGGAGTGGTCGGATTGGAAGTTGAGTGCGGGCTTGCACTTTGTTGATGCCTTTTCGCCCAATTTGGTTGTACTGCATGAAGCTGACTTCCAGGAGGAGAGCGGGGTCCAGGATGCCAGAGCAAGGCCGGAAGTGTTCATTGGTGGAAATTCCGATCtggagagaggagaagaaatggaatgaattaaatgattgCATCCAGCATTTATGAGGTGACTTACCTGGAAAGCACCTGAGTGGTTTCCAACCCTCTCCACAGCGATGTGAAAGGTGGGCCACTGCACCCGCAGTTCTGAACTCCACCACCAAGTGGTACTCTCCGAACGCCTTGTTCCATTCAAGGTTTGATCCTCATTGGTGCTGGTCTGCGTGAGCAGGAATCGGAAAGTTCCAGCATACAGGAAACAGGTGCAGCTGAACTCCGCCCGACCGGCAGACTTGTTGTTGGGCAGGGTTCTGGTAAGTAGGGTTGTATTTGTGTCCATGTCGATCAGGGAGAGGGTAAGTTGGTCGATCAGACTGCTGTTGGGTTTTGAGATGAAGTCCACAAACACACTGGCGTTGCTAAGGGCGACGTGGAAGGAGGGCCAGATGTTGAGCCCTCCTAAAGCTTGTTGTGCATTGAGTAGACATCATGTCAGTGAgcaaattgaaatgcaaaaggACACTAATACTTGTGGTACTGATGTACAGTCCCACTTACCATATCCCATGAGCCCCAGGAACAGCGAGAGCAGTGAGACAGCTTGTGTCATTCCTATGTCCTGTCCTTTATCCTAAACCTCATGGCTATTTATCTTCTACCATCATTGACCTCTAAAATGAtaaatgaagcaaaaataatGGCTTGCCAGCATCAAAATTAAGCAGcacattttacatgaaaattaaAAGTACACAGAAGGAAGTAAATGTCaatttcaaagtcaaaagcTTGATCATATAGAGCCCTAAGGACGTTTTTAAAATCCATATGAATTCAAAATGTAActgaatataaatgtaaaaatgcaaGTAAATTTTAATGATGCATATGTAGgaatatgtattatatattcaGATAGAGGCAGAAACTGTATAACTTACTACTTAGTGggttcttttgtcattttttttgtttttccattataTTTGACCGCATTTATGATGAGGTTGCCTATTGTCTTTTTggttgattcatttttaaagaaaaacacatgTCTTTTAACACCAAATACATAACGTTTATGAACATTATGTTTGCAAATGCACAAAACTTTTAAGCATTCCCcgaattaataattaatatttgtCTTTGATCTGCAATTGCGTCCCGTGACAGTAGTTAATAGAAACATAATTTAAGTTTAACTCAAGTTGAGCGTCGTTTTCTTAGTTTAAGTCCGTTTAAGCCACCTCTGATTCAACTtcagagttgttgttttttgttcataaatAATAACGTATTCGCTCGCAAAACAATTCATGATAAAAAGTACATTGAAATTTTGTACTCACGCGTCCAGAATCATTCGTATTTTCCCATGTTTTTGATCCAATTCAATTAGAATCTCATGAAGAAAAAGGGCGCATTGTGTGGGTCTCTCTTCAGTTGACTCGAATGAGTGAGACATGGATCAGCTCACGTGCCCATTGTTTTCATGGCAACTTCTTATTGTTCACTAAAACTGTCACGTCCCTAAACATTCAAGCCAAATCATTTCTCCCCCCAGAAAACTAAAAAAGCCAAACCATCTGATTTTATTATTACATTAGTTGTCATTGTAGATCTTATTGTTTTGACTAATGCTAAAAATATGCCCATCTCATGGGTAATTTGAacaacataataaatataaatcacCCAAATGTATTGTTTGAAATGTCACAAGCAAATGATCTAAATATCTagaaattgcatgtttttttcttgttaaacaTTTTAACTACCACCACAAAAATACTTGTTTACTAAGCCCTTATGACAGTAAcatcaaaaaatgtaattaatgtgAAACATGTATACTTGCAATATCTACCATTGTCTAGTTTGAATGAAGCCTAATTCAAATATCTGTTAACTTTTCATGCATTTGCTTAGGTATCCTATTGTATGCACATAAATAATCGTATCTCCAATTTAAAGCAATTAATTCCCAGCATGCTTTGATTTGACCTCTgcagaattatttaaaaaacttttcttacaaaaaatgacacaaagtaGTAAATACAGTTTGTAAAAGTTGTGCAGGTGGCATTTATTTACACCAGTAATTCATTTCACACATTACATGATAAAGCATGACAAACAGCATCTTTCATGATATGATAGAGTGAGTCCatcaaagaaagaaaagtacTGATACATTTTCATCTAGAATAGGCTTGGTGGATAGACATCAAAAGAGGTTTGGGTAGAACCTCAAACCCTCAACCGAGTCATCACGACACAGGTGTCCCATCTTCTCAGCCAGTAGCAAACtgcaaaacaagaaaatatagaGATCCACAAAATGTGATAAAACAAACTAATAGCATTGTATTGAATCAACTTTCCTAAACTTCACTTACCGCTCCTTAGATAAAAGCACAGAAAGACCCAAAAGTTTAGCAAACTCCTCTGCTGTTAAAGACCCTTTTTCTGACACCTGATAAGATAAAGCAAACATGTTACAcgatttttttccactattttcAAGCAAGGAACATAATATCTCGAAGGGTAGAATAGAATCACACTGTATGTTTGGAACTGTGGAGCTCACATTGTCTAAAGCTGAGGCGATCATTTCCTCTTCACTGTGAGATTGCAATTGGACCACCATCACGCCACTGTCGAATACACGTAGCCTGGATGAGGTAGAAGTGTGTCATATATTAGAATGAATTTATAATATTTGgtcattctcttttttttctactcctGTTCTGAAGGTCCAGTACATAAGACTAACAAGGACTGATTAGTGCAAAATGCCAGGAAGTAGTCTACGTGTTCAAAAACAGGAAGCCTGACAGGAAAATGTTGGCTGGTTCTTCTGTATAGGTCAATTGTGGGTGACTGGAAGATCATGTTTTCTTTATAATGTTTtcgtgctaaaaaaaaaacgccagggAAGGTATGCATCTTAAGTGCCtaatttttaaaccaaaatcaGAAAATTCAAAAGGCTTGTTTTTTAGGACTTTACCCACAACATATAAAGACACAAAAAGAAAcccaattttgtcattttaatactttaaatactaTATCATCATTTTGCACTTCTAATATTAACAAATTCCAAtgatacaacaaaaaaaacctcacctTAATGGAAGCTTCAAAGACTCAAACATCTTGCAAGCATTTAATAAATCTTCTGGGGATAAAAGCTGCAAAAAGCAGATAAACCAATCACTGACTCTGAATATCCCAAGCAAAATTCCtggactattttatttttagtgatAAAATACCTCCATGCCTCGAGCCCTGTTGACCAGACAGTACACCTCAGTCAGGGCCATCATGCCTCCACGTTCCTGGGCAGAAAGGGCATTTGATTAAACAAATAAGTACTTAAGTTAGATTACAGTTTTAAGTGCTATCTAATACTAACCTCCAGAGGGGCCTGGAGCATATCTCCCAATTGTTTAGCCAACTGCATGTGGTAATGTGTGCCTGAGCCATGGGTTTCCCTGGTGACGGGGTTAGCGATACCCATGCTCAGCAGGTAAGACTTAAAGCGGATGGTCTTTAAGGAAAAAACAGTCATGTCGtcattgtttcaatgtaatacgTAGAAGCGTCCAATGTGGTTATCACCTCATCCTCTGTGATGTCTCCTtgcttgtcttttattttgttggcTATAGATTTGGACAGCTCTACCATCTCTTTGGCCTGTTTGAAGgagaacacacacactcagtaaAAGCTACAATGTTGTTTATATCCCAAAAACAGGTAAATGCAATGCAAATGTAGTTTTATTTACCTTTACCATCAGCTTACTGAGATCCTCAAAGGcctaaataaagagaaaatgaatgcagtGCAATAAACTGTCTTAGCCGGCCTccttattcataaaaaataatctattaattgcttttgccaaagattttacaACACCTCTGAGATGTGTTTGTCCGTTTCTTTCCTTCTCTCTTCAATCTTCCGTTCAATTCCAACAATCCCAACTGCACGTGTCCTTCCTGTCTGCAAGAACACAATGAAAAGGGACATTAACATTCTCAGGGTAAAGAAACCGAGAGAACAGGAAACAGGTTTCCCTAACCTGTCTCTAATGGGATAAATTAATACTGGTAAATGCATGAACATAGTTAAATTAAATAACATATGAGAACATTGAAGAAATATGTAAATACTACATAAAAGTCAAATGTGTGTAGAAGaatcctttttttcattcatttgttttaagaCTCGCATATCAACAATTGAAAAGACTAGTTTAGGAATCGGGATTGGAGAAAACACTGCCGTCTTGTGGTAGTCCTTGGAATTGATTGTTGAGTTGTCACTACATACTTGGCTGGCTTTTCAATGCAAATGCATCCTCTATTTTTTCTAACCTGTGTTCCTGtgggaatggattgagaaggTGGGGGGCTCTCCCATCTCTTCTGTGTCATCTCCTCATTTAGTCTCCTAAAAAACTGAAGATGGAAAAAGTCAACAGAGCAGTTTAATGGGGCATGCCAAGCAAAGCTGTCTGGTTTTTACCTCAATCTGTCCATGTTCTTTAAAAGAGAGCTTGATGTAAGAAAATTTGCTGAGTTGATAGGGTCCTTGCTCTTTGGTAGGAGATGTTGGATGCAAATGTATAACAATTTTTGCACTAGGACACACGAGTACAAAATGTAGTTAAAAATACTTCTACTAAAAATGAAACATACAAATATACTAACTGATAATGACctctttcctattcctgcagcCTGCTCCTCAAAAAATACAATCTGTGACAATGGCATGGAGATGCAGCATTCCTatgaaaaataacatgttaAGAATCCCATTGGCAAGCAAATTTGTGAAAGTTGACTTGTTTGTTTACATCAGTAAATCTAAATTCATGGCAGCCTTACATGATTTTTCCCATCCCTCCAGATCAAGCGATGAGTGCTCAGCAAAGCTATTCCAACATCCAGTTTAGCCTACATCAGTGTAAGAAATATACTTTATGACAATAAAACACATCATAAGATATACTGTTGTTCAATTTAGTTTGTGCATGCATGTCTGATCGCCTCATTACAGAAAACGATACCTTGTCGTCGCCATCATATAATCTGACCCCTCGTTGTTGTATAACTAAAGTCTCGTTAATATCCAAAAGACCGTTAGACCACGAAAAGCGATCCATATTTTTATGGCGTGAGAATCACAACAACACTGAGTAATAATCACTAGAGCTCCTCATTTTATGTTTACTTCCTACTTGTACAATTTCTGCATATGCCAGACACTGCctggcaaaaacaacaaaagatcTACAATTTAAAAACGTTTAACAAAGAGTATTACATTTGATTTAATACGTAAAAACATAAACTGTATATCTATATGGATTTATTGATAGgaattttcttttctctctttaaaaatatataaatctaaGCGGCATTCTATAAGGCTACCTCAATGAGGTCCTCGAACGTGTTGACGTGCCTCGCCAGATGTCACTTCGTTAGCATCAGAGCTACCATTTCCCTGCggttttgttgattttattgtttttatcctattattttaatactttatcAGATCTGTGTTAAAAGAAATCAACGGAATCGGACGATTACACAGATTTTCCTAAATGAATAACGTATTTTATTCAGATCATGCACTGAAAGGGGGCAGTTAAATTGAGTAGCTTGTTGTTCAGGATGAAATGCAGGCAGATTGTGGCTTTTCTTTTCCACTTTGATTGAagtacagttttaaaaaaatatcatcatggACAAGAAATCATTTAATATCGTGTTGGATGAAATAAAGAAGGTAAAGTGCCAAATTGCACACTGTGATGATCTGGAACATCGGATTATGTGGAAGTGTACTGATTGCGCCCTTGTGTATTATTTAGTGTGTTTTGACTGATCAACGGATTCGAGCAATTGAGCAGGTTCATGGATACTTCTCAAGCGAACAGGTAtgtgccttttttattttgcatgaaaaaaatatgcatataatGAAGTTGTAATATTTCTTAAACATCTGCAGGTCATGGACATTCTGAAATATTTCTCATGGGCAGATCCTCAAATTAAAGCAGTCAAAGCTCTGCAGCATGTACGTACATGATGACTTGTTACTGCTTTATATAAAATATCCATAACCTAGTTATAATAATGCATTTGGAATGCTGTATGTGTGCTTGATGTATGCATTCCTCTTCTAGAAAATGGTTGCAATCCCCACCACTAAAGTTGCCAACATTCTCAATTGCTTCACCTTTTCAAAGGACAGACTTATTGTCTTGGAGCTGATTGCTTTGTGAGTGCACAACTAACTAATCCCTTTGCTTATTTGCAAGATCATCCTGTTTAGATCTTGCAGGCATAAAATTGCTTTACTTTTTCCCCAAATGTTCTGTTCTCATCCCCCTGCAGGAACATTGCAGATGCCCAAAATTTCCGCCCCGTGGAAGATTTGTTTCGCATACACTTGTCGGAGAAGAAGCGTGCTCGTAGGATCTTGGAGCAGGTATgggaatgcatttaaaaaaaatgtttctcctATTACACCAAATAtgctaacatattttttttcctcatgaagGTGTGCAAGGTTGGTTGCAAGGCTCCTGTTGCTATGATTTCATCCTGCGGTATGATACCTGGAAATCCATATCCAAAAGGCAGACCCAGTCTGGTTACTGGCACATTCCCAGTAAGTACTTttgaataaacatatttttcaatttaaaaaatgttttttcattttaaactttTGCTTTATCTATATTCAATTTGTAATAATATATTGAAATTtggtttttatttacaatttgtaATTTTCCAACTTTTAGGAAACTAGTTTATACAGGACCAAACATTTTAAGTCAACCTCATCTTTGGTTGGTAAAGGTCTAAACCTGATTACTGAATTTCTACCACTTTTGATCACAGGGCCTCCCTCCTGCAAGAAAAGAAGGAGACAAGAAAGATGACACTTCCACCAATATGGAAGGCAAAGGGATAGCTACTCGAATAATTGGACCTTCCAAACCTGTGAGTCCCTGTTATAACCGGATGACATCATGCAATAATAAAATTAAGAGTGCTGCCAAATAAGTAGAACTAAGTCACTACTTGGATCAGCCTGATAAaggaatattttctttcttgcaGTTCCCTTCAAGCTACAACCCTAATCGTCCGGTGCCTTATCCCATACCTCCGTGCAGACCCCATGCTACCATTGCTCCAAGTAAGAAGCGACACAATAAGATAGCCCCTTTACAAACGATAAAAAAAGGTTCCTGGACAGTCAATTGGTGGAAATAGTCAGATAGTTTTCAAATGACAATATTTGCAACTGCTACACAGGTGCGTACAACAACGCAGGTCTTGTATCTATGGGAGGGGTCATAATGACCAGTGTGCCCCCTCCTCCCTACAACGCTGCCTACAAAGTAGCAGGTATGGTTCAACAGAGAAGCCTGCAAGCCTGTGAGCAAGTAGAAATCTATTGATGCTCACTGCCTGAGAAGCTGGCATGATTGCTTATTTTTGCTTCTGCAGCTTTTATACGCTATCAGGTGCACaatatgcttttatttatttattttttagcttttaGGTGCACTTGAATGACCAGAAAATGGCAACTACTGGTTACAATTTAAGGATGTTGTGTACTCCAATTTAATTTAGAACTTTCATGAATGGACAGTAATTTAACTGTAGTTGAATAGGACACCATTACAAAGTACAGCCTGAATTGTTGTAATAAGGATTTATATTCACGCAACAGTTATTAGGTCATTTTTGCGACACAAATGATTCAATGGTTTAGAGTGATCAGGATCATATACACTAGACTTTTGATTGAAACTTTCACTTAGGATTTAATCTGCACAGACACTTAGAATGGTAGTAATACTTAGCGTATTAGAGGAAATATGATAGCTACATTAATGTGCTATGTTTTTTGGTCAGTCAATGTGGAAACTCATTTTATCCTTTGGTTGCTTATGGTGCAAATAGCTTCAGACTAATGATGTTTGGGCTCTTTCTGGATTCTTGCTTGCGGCACATAAGGGGTCTTTTAACTCACaacacttttatatattttttttatttacttgaaATCCATATCCCTGGGCCTCTGGGGAGGGAGTTTGAATGTAACCCACAATTAACTATGATGCTAAACCCCCCCCCAAAGGTAAGATCATATTGCTTTAAAGTTGCACGTGCATAATTCTTCCTATTTTACCTTGTGCTATTTTCTCTTATACTTTATGTATTGGCCTATATCATGACAGTGAAACTTTTACATAGGAGTTTAATTGTCATCTTTACCAAGCTTGCCATGTAAACTCCAAGTTAAGTAAAAGTACCACtgtttgggtttgttttttaaaattttttgaaGTGCATTTATGACATTTGGCTTCAGAATGAGAACTTAATCATCTTTCTATCTTTTCGTCATTAGGCTACGCCAAACCTGGCAATCCTCTGAACACGACACCAGGAGTCAAGAGCGGGCCGCTGCACATTCCTCACGGCTCCACGCCGTCCACCCACGTCCCACCTCAGGCTTCCCCTTCTCAGCCTCCTCCCACAACTCCCATCACCCCTGTTTTTCCCGGCATGGTTCCCTCTCAAAACTCTCCATCGCCCGGTCCATCTGTCATCAAATCAGGTCCGCAGACCCCGGCGGGCCACACTACACCGACCTCATCTTCTGTCATTAAAGCCCACACACCCTCTGGGACGCCTTGCGGCACTCCCGTCCCCGGCAGCTTCTCCCCTTCCCCTTTCAATTGCCATTCCCGACCGGGAAcccccggcaccccccgcggcgGCGGCCCCGACGTCTTGCCTCAGATGATCTCGCCAGGCTCAACTCCGCAAAGGGCTTACTCGACTGACAACCCTTTCCAAAGCTCTCACCCGCAAGCGGGTAACCACTCAGGTTCGGTGATCCGCAGCTACACTCCCTCTGAAATGTCATCCAACCCCCTCGGGTCCTCCGCCCCGGCGAATCCCAATTGTTCCACTCCTGGTCCGGGGCCCAGCCCGAAAGCCTCCCCCGCCCACTCTTCCCAACTTTCCATGGGGCCGCCTGGGCATCTACAGCACGAGCAGCACCGCGTAACCGGCAACAGGCAGAGCGGCGGCAGCGGCAGTGGGAATAACAGCCCCGTTCCCTCCGCTTTCAAGGGGGCATCTCGCTCCGGCACGCCCTCTCTTAGCCCCCTGGTGTCACCTGGATCAGCCCAGGCCGCGCTGGCTCGCTCTCTGGGGCTCTCGCACCACCCGGGCTCTCCTCAAGTCTCCCTCGCCAGTCCCGTGGCCATCAGTGGCCTTCAAGCTTTGTCTGGCAGCCCGGGACCCCCTCACTACCCGGGCCTGTCTCCTTTTCCTGCTCTTTCGACCTCCCTACCTCCAACTTCCAACTCCCCATCAGGCGGCATTTCAAATCCTTCCCCGACTTCCATTTACCAGGGGCTGGCTCCCAATGCCGCACCCGGCGGAGGCTCGCCTTTCGGGCTAGGCCTCAACTCTGCTCCCTCTATATTCCCAGGCCTCCCGCCTGGTCCGAGCCCCACCGGGTTCCCAGGCTTGGGAGTCTCGGGAGGGCACGGCGCAGGGAGCCCAGTCTTGCCGTCTTTCATGGGACTAGCGGGAGCCGCGCCGTCCTCTGTCACGTCGGTGGCACCGGCGCAGGCGGCCGCGGTAGCAGCGGCGCAGGCGGCCGGCGTCCCAGCCTCGTCGCCGGTCTTACCTGGTTTTGCATCTGCTTTCAGCTCCAACTTTCAGCCTGGGTAGGTTGCAAAAATGTTctaatttggtatttttttttcaatggaaaaGGGACACTGAGGCCTAAAGGTGACCAAACTCGACTTAGTTTTCAGAGAACAATTAATAAGTCTGAACTCGGGGAGACAAAAGTCAGAGTTTGGACATTTTTCTTCAGTGGCCCTTATCTTCTTCCATATTAACTAATACATTCATCATCAGGGGTGCTCAAAATGACCTAATTATCTTTATAGGCTGTTGATTTTCTGCAATTCATCTaattttaaattcacagcaaggATGAAAAGCTCCACACGATTGGACCTGTATCACTGCCCTTCACCTTTTGAAATTAGTCAAAAGCACAAAAACCTGGTGTTTGAATCAGGGTGTGTAGACTTGTTTTATAACCACTGTATCTCAAGAAACGCTTTATCTTCTACACAGTGGACTCTGCCCTAGGTAGAGTATGTGGACTTTGTCTGGAGAAAATGCTATTTTCCAACTAGAATGACGTGTTTCATATTTGTAATGAGTTCAAGCCACACCCTGAATTTGACATGGAACGCAGCAGACACATACAGACCTTTTAATATGACAGTTTGAGATTATactgatgttaaaataaaaataagacaccACTGCAAGATACATTTCTAAGACACAAGCACATGTGTTGATGctagtaataataatattagtgTAATAATAACTGGTTAATTTTGAATTCCAGGTTGAACAATAGCCTCCAGGCTCCAGCAACCAACGCTTTCCCAGGCCTGCTGTCCTTTCCAGGGGTCCCGGCCTTCTCTCCCGCTGCCTCCCCTGCCGCTCTCAGTGGCCTACATAATCCTGCTTTGCAGCCTGCCTTGCTGCAGGTACACACACTGCTTCATACCGCTCACAAACGTATCTGAATCTTGCAAAAATACGGATGTGAAGAAAGCCCTATGACCTTTCCTGGTGTGAATATTATGCCCAGAGTTTGATCCAAGTTTTTAATTTTCCAGGCTCCGACATCAACTTTGGAGGGCTTACCTCCTCAGCCCAGCTCCTTCTCCAACTACCCCGCAGGAGCGGGAAATCCTTTCCCACTTCAGCCTGGTTTGCACCCCCAGTTGGGTTGGCAGTGATATACTCCATTCATTTCGAGTTAAGACATGCTAACAACACTCCTTTCAATGACCTGTAAGgaactttttgtttttcatccatCAACTGAAGATAGAAGAATGTGAAATGAATTGAGGCATAGATGCCTTGTGCATTTTTAATAGTGAACAGATGCAATTGtcaagttgcttttttttttttaagtagactATCAGTAATTTACATGTTAGTGTTGTTCTATTGCCAATTTTAAAAGTACGAATTA
This portion of the Stigmatopora nigra isolate UIUO_SnigA chromosome 19, RoL_Snig_1.1, whole genome shotgun sequence genome encodes:
- the proser1 gene encoding proline and serine-rich protein 1 isoform X1, whose protein sequence is MDKKSFNIVLDEIKKCVLTDQRIRAIEQVHGYFSSEQVMDILKYFSWADPQIKAVKALQHKMVAIPTTKVANILNCFTFSKDRLIVLELIALNIADAQNFRPVEDLFRIHLSEKKRARRILEQVCKVGCKAPVAMISSCGMIPGNPYPKGRPSLVTGTFPGLPPARKEGDKKDDTSTNMEGKGIATRIIGPSKPFPSSYNPNRPVPYPIPPCRPHATIAPSAYNNAGLVSMGGVIMTSVPPPPYNAAYKVAGYAKPGNPLNTTPGVKSGPLHIPHGSTPSTHVPPQASPSQPPPTTPITPVFPGMVPSQNSPSPGPSVIKSGPQTPAGHTTPTSSSVIKAHTPSGTPCGTPVPGSFSPSPFNCHSRPGTPGTPRGGGPDVLPQMISPGSTPQRAYSTDNPFQSSHPQAGNHSGSVIRSYTPSEMSSNPLGSSAPANPNCSTPGPGPSPKASPAHSSQLSMGPPGHLQHEQHRVTGNRQSGGSGSGNNSPVPSAFKGASRSGTPSLSPLVSPGSAQAALARSLGLSHHPGSPQVSLASPVAISGLQALSGSPGPPHYPGLSPFPALSTSLPPTSNSPSGGISNPSPTSIYQGLAPNAAPGGGSPFGLGLNSAPSIFPGLPPGPSPTGFPGLGVSGGHGAGSPVLPSFMGLAGAAPSSVTSVAPAQAAAVAAAQAAGVPASSPVLPGFASAFSSNFQPGLNNSLQAPATNAFPGLLSFPGVPAFSPAASPAALSGLHNPALQPALLQAPTSTLEGLPPQPSSFSNYPAGAGNPFPLQPGLHPQLGWQ
- the proser1 gene encoding uncharacterized protein proser1 isoform X3, which encodes MDKKSFNIVLDEIKKCVLTDQRIRAIEQVHGYFSSEQVMDILKYFSWADPQIKAVKALQHKMVAIPTTKVANILNCFTFSKDRLIVLELIALNIADAQNFRPVEDLFRIHLSEKKRARRILEQVCKVGCKAPVAMISSCGMIPGNPYPKGRPSLVTGTFPGLPPARKEGDKKDDTSTNMEGKGIATRIIGPSKPFPSSYNPNRPVPYPIPPCRPHATIAPSAYNNAGLVSMGGVIMTSVPPPPYNAAYKVAGYAKPGNPLNTTPGVKSGPLHIPHGSTPSTHVPPQASPSQPPPTTPITPVFPGMVPSQNSPSPGPSVIKSGPQTPAGHTTPTSSSVIKAHTPSGTPCGTPVPGSFSPSPFNCHSRPGTPGTPRGGGPDVLPQMISPGSTPQRAYSTDNPFQSSHPQAGNHSGLPPGPSPTGFPGLGVSGGHGAGSPVLPSFMGLAGAAPSSVTSVAPAQAAAVAAAQAAGVPASSPVLPGFASAFSSNFQPGLNNSLQAPATNAFPGLLSFPGVPAFSPAASPAALSGLHNPALQPALLQAPTSTLEGLPPQPSSFSNYPAGAGNPFPLQPGLHPQLGWQ
- the proser1 gene encoding proline and serine-rich protein 1 isoform X2; translated protein: MDKKSFNIVLDEIKKCVLTDQRIRAIEQVHGYFSSEQVMDILKYFSWADPQIKAVKALQHKMVAIPTTKVANILNCFTFSKDRLIVLELIALNIADAQNFRPVEDLFRIHLSEKKRARRILEQVCKVGCKAPVAMISSCGMIPGNPYPKGRPSLVTGTFPGLPPARKEGDKKDDTSTNMEGKGIATRIIGPSKPFPSSYNPNRPVPYPIPPCRPHATIAPSYAKPGNPLNTTPGVKSGPLHIPHGSTPSTHVPPQASPSQPPPTTPITPVFPGMVPSQNSPSPGPSVIKSGPQTPAGHTTPTSSSVIKAHTPSGTPCGTPVPGSFSPSPFNCHSRPGTPGTPRGGGPDVLPQMISPGSTPQRAYSTDNPFQSSHPQAGNHSGSVIRSYTPSEMSSNPLGSSAPANPNCSTPGPGPSPKASPAHSSQLSMGPPGHLQHEQHRVTGNRQSGGSGSGNNSPVPSAFKGASRSGTPSLSPLVSPGSAQAALARSLGLSHHPGSPQVSLASPVAISGLQALSGSPGPPHYPGLSPFPALSTSLPPTSNSPSGGISNPSPTSIYQGLAPNAAPGGGSPFGLGLNSAPSIFPGLPPGPSPTGFPGLGVSGGHGAGSPVLPSFMGLAGAAPSSVTSVAPAQAAAVAAAQAAGVPASSPVLPGFASAFSSNFQPGLNNSLQAPATNAFPGLLSFPGVPAFSPAASPAALSGLHNPALQPALLQAPTSTLEGLPPQPSSFSNYPAGAGNPFPLQPGLHPQLGWQ